A genomic segment from Rubrobacter tropicus encodes:
- a CDS encoding aminotransferase class V-fold PLP-dependent enzyme, producing MTAIHLPREDFPALADNDFAYLNSGASGPPPRSVIDAMRGADDLCSGPAYLEGAGLFARQADANTRAREAAASLVNAGPNDVALTQNTTHGMNLGVAAIDWREGDEVVSTATEHPGCLMPLHAAARRFGVKVHLAEPPVTAEKVEAALTPQTRLIALSHVDWTNGEVLPLEEICALARDRGILTLVDGAQSVGNIPVDVPATGADMYAFTGHKWVLGPEGMGAFYVRPNLPVHSPNVGYLSLPSPYDFDKAGDYDLRPDARRFEASTMSAALAGGFAEAARGVRERGEAGFGEIRRKADLLMDLLSGLPRVTLRSPRPAHSGLVSFEIGGVEAKEAAERLLRQRFVLRYVPARVPYVRASTHLFNTGEELEGLARAVGAL from the coding sequence ATCACCGCAATACACCTCCCCAGAGAAGACTTCCCGGCCCTCGCGGACAACGACTTCGCCTACCTGAACTCCGGCGCCAGCGGCCCGCCTCCCCGAAGCGTCATCGACGCCATGCGCGGGGCCGACGACCTCTGCTCCGGCCCGGCCTACCTCGAAGGCGCCGGCCTCTTCGCCCGCCAGGCCGACGCGAACACCCGCGCTCGCGAGGCCGCCGCCAGCCTCGTAAACGCGGGCCCGAACGACGTCGCCCTCACCCAGAACACGACCCACGGCATGAACCTCGGCGTCGCCGCCATCGACTGGCGGGAGGGCGACGAGGTAGTTTCGACCGCCACCGAGCACCCCGGCTGCCTCATGCCGCTACACGCCGCCGCCCGCCGCTTCGGCGTAAAGGTCCACCTCGCTGAACCGCCCGTTACGGCCGAGAAGGTCGAGGCCGCCCTGACCCCGCAAACGCGCCTCATAGCGCTCTCCCACGTGGACTGGACAAACGGAGAGGTGCTACCGCTGGAGGAGATCTGCGCCCTGGCCCGCGACCGCGGCATCCTCACCCTCGTAGACGGCGCCCAGTCCGTCGGGAACATCCCCGTGGACGTCCCCGCCACGGGCGCTGACATGTACGCCTTCACGGGCCACAAGTGGGTGCTCGGCCCCGAGGGCATGGGCGCGTTCTACGTAAGACCGAACCTCCCCGTCCACAGCCCCAACGTCGGCTACCTCTCGCTCCCGAGCCCGTACGACTTCGACAAGGCGGGCGATTACGACCTTCGTCCCGACGCCAGGCGCTTCGAGGCCTCGACCATGAGCGCCGCGCTCGCGGGCGGCTTCGCGGAGGCGGCGCGGGGCGTCCGGGAGCGCGGAGAAGCGGGATTCGGGGAGATCCGTCGCAAGGCGGACCTCCTGATGGACCTTCTCTCCGGGCTACCGCGTGTCACCCTGCGCTCGCCGAGGCCGGCGCACAGCGGTCTCGTCAGCTTCGAGATCGGGGGCGTGGAGGCCAAGGAGGCCGCCGAACGCCTGCTTCGCCAACGTTTCGTCCTGCGCTACGTCCCGGCCCGCGTCCCGTACGTCCGGGCCAGCACGCACCTCTTCAACACGGGGGAAGAGTTGGAAGGGTTGGCGAGGGCCGTGGGAGCGCTCTAG
- a CDS encoding SH3-like domain-containing protein — MSGPHDMGGEPAGPVGKEVREPEDWERIADAINAALGKKGLQTTDEHRRAIESLPNYRDLAYYERWASATEKLLVEKGILAKVEIDEKAAEIHHRWDGA, encoded by the coding sequence GTGTCTGGCCCCCACGACATGGGCGGCGAGCCGGCCGGGCCCGTGGGCAAGGAGGTCCGCGAGCCCGAGGACTGGGAGCGTATAGCGGACGCCATAAACGCGGCGCTCGGCAAGAAGGGCCTGCAGACCACGGACGAGCACCGCCGCGCCATAGAGTCGCTCCCCAACTACCGCGACCTCGCCTACTACGAGCGCTGGGCCTCGGCCACGGAGAAGCTCCTCGTCGAAAAGGGAATCCTCGCGAAGGTCGAGATAGACGAGAAGGCCGCCGAGATCCACCACCGCTGGGACGGCGCGTGA
- a CDS encoding inositol monophosphatase family protein has product MSDSREVHEFACDIARRAGELQLSRAENVGEIVEKAPKDVVTEVDLLCERLMVEAIRERYPEDSILSEEQSGEISDTGRTWLLDPVDGTANYTKANPMYCACVAVLENGRVTHAAVAAPRIGDLYHARLGGGAFRETGGRTIPLRVSETKSLEYAVVGADLSLRGWGKAQEPGLQKVLFDSWQLRALEAPASGGLARRRLPRRLRRHPQHGLGLRSHGPPRLRGRGRATDLDGSPGPRTPGPHRHQRRRPRRGLEGTGGVDAPGNVLDAPCGTTGYCSGSAAGDAEAGAGEAGRCSG; this is encoded by the coding sequence ATGAGCGATTCTAGAGAAGTGCACGAGTTTGCCTGCGACATTGCCCGGCGGGCGGGGGAGTTGCAGCTCTCCCGCGCGGAGAACGTCGGGGAGATAGTGGAGAAGGCCCCAAAGGACGTCGTTACCGAGGTGGATCTCCTCTGCGAGAGGCTGATGGTGGAGGCTATTCGCGAGCGTTACCCGGAGGATTCCATACTCTCGGAGGAGCAGAGCGGCGAGATCTCCGACACGGGTAGAACGTGGCTGCTCGATCCCGTAGACGGCACGGCCAACTATACGAAGGCCAACCCGATGTACTGCGCCTGCGTGGCCGTTCTGGAGAACGGGCGGGTAACCCACGCCGCCGTGGCCGCCCCCCGTATCGGGGACCTCTACCACGCCCGCCTCGGGGGCGGGGCCTTCAGGGAGACGGGCGGGCGGACCATCCCCCTGCGCGTCAGCGAGACGAAGAGCCTGGAGTACGCGGTCGTGGGCGCCGACCTCTCGCTGCGCGGTTGGGGCAAGGCTCAAGAACCGGGCCTGCAAAAAGTCCTCTTCGACTCCTGGCAGCTACGCGCTCTGGAAGCGCCGGCATCAGGGGGCCTGGCTCGCCGCCGGCTACCTCGACGTCTCCGTCGGCACCCGCAACACGGCCTGGGACTACGCTCCCACGGTCCTCCTCGTCTCCGAGGCCGGGGCCGGGCCACCGACCTCGACGGCTCCCCTGGACCGCGGACTCCAGGGCCTCATCGCCACCAACGGCGTCGTCCACGACGAGGTCTTGAGGGCACTGGAGGGGTAGACGCACCGGGCAATGTACTCGACGCCCCGTGTGGAACCACAGGTTACTGCTCGGGATCTGCCGCCGGCGACGCGGAGGCCGGGGCAGGCGAGGCCGGCCGCTGTTCCGGTTGA
- a CDS encoding transglycosylase domain-containing protein: protein MQSGDLARVGRRRRRGRRRGGSRILQRLRNVFLLLCAATILGTVVLFVSAANTYRAFAEEMPELDSYRSTELAQTSTVYDANGEVVEQLYGVQNRFVVGLDKVDPTLRDAVVAIEDHRFEEHRGLDFEAIGRAAVENVKNLSIQEGGSTITQQLIKNTYIAQEQRYIPSFQRKFVEGSLAWQYEKEHSKEEILEQYLNTVYFGANAYGAEAAAKTYFNKKAADLTLPESALLAGIINLPGVYDPFADPETSKKRRDVVLDRMLEYGHITQKEHDEAVETDLQLSRGRVEYENDNEYFLNAVRKELAREYGDDAVYEGGLKIYTTLDPELQQMADDAVDSVVDPSVGDPSASLVSVDPGTGAVRAMVGGSDFRQVKFNLATEAHRQSGSAFKPFVYAEAVDQGLSPETMYVSEHLEVPMEDEAPYVVDNYDFIERGPITLDKAMADSDNTVFVQLALDLGLQRVVDMAHELGIESEIDAYPSTAIGGLRIGVTPLEMASAYSTFANAGTHMEPYLVQKVTREENGEEETVEEHRLVGEEALSRDEAAVVTESLRGVVERGTASYYHDLDAEIGRPAAGKTGTSNEFIDAWFVGYIPQLSTSVWVGYPNERRPMVGINGLEEINGENYPLDIWSLYMQNAAQKFPVQEFDTPSPDLALEVKTDEQAYVKPPPPPDPPEEDEEPAEDPTEDPADETSATNAEPDIFGQENGLPFSEDPARPETRPRTPRRQPGAAGQAAGDSSVPAAGQPEQRPASPAPASASPAADPEQ from the coding sequence ATGCAGAGCGGAGATCTGGCCAGGGTCGGCCGCCGCCGGCGCCGGGGGCGCAGGCGGGGCGGCAGCAGAATTCTTCAGAGGCTAAGGAACGTCTTCCTGCTCCTCTGCGCGGCGACGATCCTCGGTACGGTCGTCCTCTTCGTCAGCGCCGCCAACACCTACAGGGCCTTCGCCGAGGAGATGCCCGAGCTCGACAGCTACCGCTCGACGGAGCTCGCCCAGACCTCGACCGTCTACGACGCCAACGGCGAGGTCGTCGAGCAGCTCTACGGCGTGCAAAACCGCTTCGTCGTCGGCCTCGACAAGGTCGACCCCACCCTGAGGGACGCCGTCGTCGCCATAGAGGACCACCGCTTCGAGGAGCACAGGGGATTGGACTTCGAGGCGATAGGCCGCGCCGCCGTCGAGAACGTCAAGAACCTCTCCATCCAGGAGGGCGGGTCCACGATCACCCAACAGCTCATCAAGAACACCTACATCGCCCAGGAGCAACGCTACATCCCGTCTTTCCAGAGAAAATTCGTGGAAGGCTCGCTCGCCTGGCAGTACGAAAAAGAGCACTCCAAAGAGGAGATCCTGGAGCAGTACCTGAACACCGTCTACTTCGGCGCCAACGCCTACGGGGCCGAGGCGGCGGCCAAGACCTACTTCAACAAGAAGGCCGCCGACCTCACGCTCCCGGAGTCGGCCCTCCTGGCCGGCATCATCAACCTCCCCGGCGTCTACGACCCCTTCGCCGACCCCGAGACCTCCAAGAAACGGCGCGACGTCGTCCTCGACCGGATGCTCGAGTACGGCCACATAACCCAAAAAGAGCACGACGAGGCCGTTGAAACGGACCTGCAACTCAGCCGGGGACGCGTGGAGTACGAGAACGACAACGAGTACTTCCTGAATGCCGTGCGCAAGGAACTCGCCAGAGAGTACGGGGACGACGCGGTCTACGAGGGAGGGTTGAAGATCTACACCACCCTCGACCCCGAGCTGCAACAGATGGCAGACGACGCGGTGGATTCCGTGGTCGACCCCTCGGTCGGCGACCCTTCGGCCTCTCTCGTCTCGGTGGACCCGGGGACTGGCGCCGTGAGGGCGATGGTCGGCGGTTCGGACTTCAGGCAGGTCAAGTTCAACCTGGCGACGGAGGCACACCGCCAGTCCGGCAGCGCCTTCAAGCCCTTCGTCTACGCCGAGGCGGTCGACCAGGGGCTCTCGCCCGAGACCATGTACGTCTCCGAGCATCTCGAAGTGCCGATGGAGGACGAGGCACCCTACGTTGTCGACAACTACGACTTCATCGAGCGCGGGCCGATCACTTTAGACAAGGCGATGGCCGACTCGGACAACACCGTCTTCGTGCAGCTCGCCCTCGACCTCGGCCTGCAGAGGGTCGTCGACATGGCCCACGAGCTAGGTATCGAGAGCGAGATCGACGCCTACCCGTCGACCGCCATCGGGGGGCTCAGGATCGGGGTGACGCCGCTCGAGATGGCCTCCGCCTACTCGACCTTCGCCAACGCCGGCACCCACATGGAGCCGTACCTGGTCCAGAAGGTCACGCGCGAGGAGAACGGCGAGGAGGAGACGGTCGAGGAGCACCGCCTGGTAGGGGAGGAGGCTTTGAGCCGCGACGAGGCGGCCGTCGTGACCGAGTCTTTGCGCGGCGTGGTCGAGCGGGGAACGGCCAGCTACTACCACGACCTCGACGCCGAGATAGGGCGTCCCGCCGCGGGCAAGACGGGTACGAGCAACGAGTTCATAGACGCGTGGTTCGTCGGCTACATCCCGCAGCTCTCGACGAGCGTCTGGGTCGGCTACCCGAACGAGCGGCGCCCGATGGTCGGTATAAACGGCCTCGAGGAGATCAACGGCGAAAACTACCCGCTGGACATCTGGTCCCTCTACATGCAGAACGCGGCCCAGAAGTTCCCCGTCCAGGAGTTCGACACGCCGAGCCCCGACCTCGCCCTCGAAGTCAAGACGGACGAACAGGCCTACGTCAAACCCCCGCCACCGCCCGACCCCCCGGAAGAGGACGAGGAGCCGGCGGAAGATCCCACCGAAGATCCCGCGGACGAAACCTCCGCCACCAACGCCGAGCCAGATATCTTCGGCCAGGAAAACGGGCTCCCGTTCTCCGAAGATCCCGCACGACCTGAGACGCGACCCCGGACGCCCCGACGGCAACCCGGTGCCGCGGGCCAGGCCGCAGGGGATTCTTCGGTCCCGGCTGCGGGTCAACCGGAACAGCGGCCGGCCTCGCCTGCCCCGGCCTCCGCGTCGCCGGCGGCAGATCCCGAGCAGTAA
- the surE gene encoding 5'/3'-nucleotidase SurE has protein sequence MRIVLTNDDGIDAPGLLAARQALEKVADVLTVAPDQNRSGVGRSISFGRPLHVEERRMADGVKGYACSGTPVDCVRLVALGLMDFEPDIVVAGINHGENLGDDITYSGTVAGAMEGIVIGVPGIAVSLSIDRPWHESAEELGPMNGNLHFEAAAEFVARLAKVALEGLPEGRILNVNAPNKTREDLKGARVTRLGRRMYKDELVEVKDEEGRVGYDIYNNPPGYHEENGTDFAAIADGEISVTPVHLELTDDAGLEEIGTWDVGSLLNGTLG, from the coding sequence GTGCGAATAGTCTTGACCAACGACGACGGAATAGACGCCCCGGGCCTCCTGGCGGCCCGCCAGGCCTTGGAGAAGGTCGCCGACGTCCTGACCGTCGCCCCCGACCAGAACCGCAGCGGCGTCGGGCGCAGCATCTCCTTCGGCCGTCCCCTGCACGTCGAGGAGCGCCGGATGGCCGACGGCGTGAAGGGCTACGCCTGCTCAGGCACCCCCGTGGACTGCGTGCGCCTCGTGGCCCTGGGCCTCATGGACTTCGAGCCCGACATCGTCGTCGCCGGGATCAACCACGGCGAGAACCTCGGCGACGACATAACCTATTCGGGCACCGTCGCGGGCGCCATGGAGGGCATAGTAATAGGCGTTCCCGGCATCGCGGTCTCTTTGAGCATAGACCGCCCCTGGCACGAGAGCGCCGAGGAGCTCGGCCCCATGAACGGAAACCTCCACTTCGAGGCGGCAGCCGAGTTCGTCGCCCGGCTGGCGAAGGTGGCCCTTGAGGGATTGCCCGAAGGGCGCATCCTCAACGTCAACGCCCCGAACAAGACCCGCGAGGACCTGAAAGGCGCGCGGGTTACCAGGCTCGGGCGCAGGATGTACAAGGACGAGCTCGTCGAGGTAAAAGACGAGGAGGGCAGGGTCGGGTACGACATCTACAACAACCCGCCGGGCTACCACGAGGAGAACGGCACCGACTTCGCGGCCATAGCGGACGGTGAGATCAGCGTAACGCCGGTCCACCTGGAGCTCACGGACGACGCGGGCCTGGAAGAGATCGGCACCTGGGACGTGGGTTCCCTGCTGAACGGCACCCTCGGCTAG
- a CDS encoding SH3-like domain-containing protein yields MTARFAPGDPVRVRPGAKPGHVRTPDYLKGKDGKIERVLGAFPNPEDLAYGLSGEPERVLYKVGFSQGELWPDYGGPAEDPLYADVYEHWLEPGGGK; encoded by the coding sequence GTGACGGCCCGCTTCGCACCCGGCGACCCCGTCAGGGTGCGGCCAGGCGCCAAGCCGGGCCACGTCCGCACGCCGGACTACCTGAAAGGGAAAGACGGGAAGATCGAGCGCGTCCTCGGCGCCTTCCCAAACCCCGAAGACCTCGCCTACGGACTCTCGGGAGAGCCGGAACGGGTCCTCTACAAGGTCGGATTTTCCCAGGGCGAGCTCTGGCCGGACTATGGGGGGCCGGCGGAAGACCCGCTCTACGCGGACGTCTACGAGCACTGGCTGGAGCCTGGAGGAGGCAAATGA
- a CDS encoding metal-sensitive transcriptional regulator, producing the protein MQEGTRSEVVRRLRSVEGHVRGVEKMVEEGDVTYADIVQQTSAIFSAIRRINTVLLKDFVEERAGRDGASAEMIKDLVKAIDRVTK; encoded by the coding sequence TTGCAGGAAGGGACGAGGAGCGAAGTCGTGCGGAGGCTGCGGAGCGTGGAGGGGCACGTGCGCGGGGTCGAGAAGATGGTCGAGGAGGGCGACGTCACCTACGCCGACATCGTCCAGCAGACCAGCGCCATTTTTTCGGCCATCCGGCGCATAAACACGGTGCTTCTCAAGGACTTCGTCGAGGAGCGGGCCGGCCGCGACGGGGCTTCCGCGGAGATGATCAAAGACCTCGTCAAGGCAATCGACCGGGTGACGAAGTAG
- a CDS encoding sigma-70 family RNA polymerase sigma factor: protein MAAENSMMLAEKTDELLNRGRSQGFLSTEEVSGLVQEGELSATEVEEFYAALEEEDITLVSSEVAEAAKNGGKSAAAAQLAEAPAAQIAHAVATGDSIRMYLAEIGRVALLTHADEIRLANGIARGCKRSKDRLVEANLRLVVSIAKKYRNRGVSFLDLIQEGNLGLIRAAEKFDPSKGFKFSTYATWWIRQAITRAIADKGRTIRIPVHMVEKVNKYHRTHRRMVQGLGREPSEEEIAAELGVFVEEIQRLQEISQRSISLATPVGDDDSSELGDFLEDAGSVTPTDAVSESLLKAHLREALDELPERERQIIELRFGMKDDRPRTLEEVGREFDITRERVRQIQMKTLNLLREQRRTQNLREYLR, encoded by the coding sequence ATGGCGGCCGAGAACTCCATGATGCTGGCTGAGAAGACGGACGAGCTTCTGAACAGGGGACGAAGTCAGGGGTTTCTCAGCACGGAGGAGGTCTCGGGTCTCGTTCAGGAGGGTGAGCTCTCCGCGACCGAGGTCGAGGAATTCTACGCGGCGCTGGAGGAGGAGGACATAACCCTCGTCTCGAGTGAGGTCGCGGAGGCGGCCAAGAACGGGGGCAAGTCGGCCGCCGCGGCGCAGTTGGCCGAGGCGCCCGCGGCCCAGATCGCCCACGCCGTCGCCACCGGCGACTCCATCAGGATGTACCTGGCCGAGATCGGGCGCGTCGCACTCCTCACCCACGCCGACGAGATACGCCTCGCCAACGGCATCGCCAGGGGCTGCAAGAGGAGCAAGGACAGGCTCGTCGAGGCCAACCTGAGGCTCGTCGTCTCGATCGCCAAGAAGTACAGGAACAGGGGCGTTTCGTTCCTCGACCTCATCCAGGAGGGCAACCTCGGTCTCATCCGGGCCGCCGAGAAGTTCGACCCGTCGAAGGGCTTCAAGTTCTCGACGTACGCGACGTGGTGGATCCGCCAGGCCATAACCCGCGCCATCGCGGACAAGGGGCGCACGATCCGCATCCCGGTCCACATGGTCGAGAAGGTCAACAAGTACCACCGCACGCACCGGCGCATGGTGCAGGGCCTCGGCCGCGAGCCCTCGGAAGAGGAGATAGCGGCTGAGCTCGGCGTCTTCGTCGAGGAGATACAGCGGCTGCAGGAGATCAGCCAGAGGAGCATAAGCCTCGCCACCCCGGTCGGCGACGACGACTCCTCGGAGCTCGGCGACTTCCTCGAAGACGCGGGTTCGGTCACCCCGACGGACGCGGTCTCCGAATCGCTTCTGAAGGCGCACCTGCGCGAGGCGCTCGACGAGTTGCCCGAGCGGGAGCGTCAGATCATAGAGCTCCGCTTTGGGATGAAGGACGACAGGCCGCGCACGCTGGAGGAGGTCGGCCGCGAGTTCGACATCACGCGCGAGCGGGTGCGCCAGATCCAGATGAAGACCCTGAACCTGCTGCGCGAGCAGCGCCGCACCCAGAACCTGCGCGAGTACCTGCGGTAG
- a CDS encoding HAD-IA family hydrolase, which translates to MLTAALFDFDGTLVDTTEMIFQSMRHATTSVLGRDDIPREELLANVGQPLPRQMEILDAEKAELLLESYRAHHEENHDDLIREFPGIAESLQRLRDAGVKVAVVTSKRRRSVEMALEALPSLDLVVDRFVTLEDTTEHKPNPEPLLRGLELVGDVPKENAVYVGDSPFDVQAARAAGLRSVAVSWGAFSEDTLRQAEPDHLVPDIDSAVDVLLGGEL; encoded by the coding sequence GTGCTCACCGCCGCCCTCTTCGATTTCGACGGCACGCTCGTGGACACGACGGAGATGATCTTCCAGTCGATGCGCCACGCCACGACCTCGGTCCTCGGCCGCGACGACATCCCCCGCGAGGAGCTTCTCGCCAACGTCGGCCAGCCCCTCCCGCGCCAGATGGAGATCCTGGACGCCGAGAAGGCCGAGCTCCTCCTCGAGTCCTACCGCGCCCACCACGAAGAAAACCACGACGACCTGATCCGCGAGTTCCCCGGCATAGCCGAGTCTCTCCAGCGCCTCCGCGACGCGGGCGTAAAGGTCGCCGTCGTAACCTCCAAACGCCGCCGCTCCGTCGAAATGGCCCTGGAGGCGCTCCCGAGCCTCGACCTCGTGGTCGACCGCTTCGTTACCCTGGAGGACACGACGGAGCACAAACCAAACCCCGAGCCCCTCCTGAGGGGCCTGGAGCTCGTCGGAGACGTTCCGAAAGAGAACGCCGTCTACGTCGGAGACTCCCCGTTCGACGTGCAGGCGGCCAGGGCCGCGGGCCTCCGCAGCGTCGCCGTGAGCTGGGGCGCCTTCTCCGAGGACACCTTGCGCCAGGCCGAACCCGACCACCTCGTACCCGACATCGACTCTGCGGTGGACGTGCTCCTGGGCGGCGAGCTCTAA
- a CDS encoding glucosyl-3-phosphoglycerate synthase, whose amino-acid sequence MDARDWFKHRSYDFRQFSDLEKMGHLKRERGLTVSAVLPSRNVADTIGGIIDEIHAVNRRTNGNPLVDQILVVDADSPDGTADVAADRGAEVFSENELMREHGGAHGKGDAMWRSLSVARGDLVMYMDTDTKDFEPQLVYGVLGPILEDPTVRYVKAAYRRPFKSQEALQVDGGGRVTELSTKPLFNLFYPELTGFVQPLAGEFVADRELFRSIPFLTGYAVETGIMIDAYKKVGLDAMAQVDLGTRQNRHQPLRDLSRMSYAVLRAVARRMRQEGRLNQTSDPDAPVSPFQFSDYLHAVATPDGLQLQEYVEELVERPPIEEVLRVR is encoded by the coding sequence ATGGACGCCAGAGATTGGTTCAAGCATAGGTCATATGACTTCCGCCAGTTCTCCGACCTGGAGAAGATGGGCCACCTGAAGCGGGAGCGCGGCCTGACCGTGAGCGCGGTCTTACCCTCCCGAAACGTCGCCGACACGATAGGCGGCATCATCGATGAGATCCACGCGGTAAACCGCCGCACGAACGGGAACCCGCTGGTCGACCAGATCCTGGTCGTCGACGCCGACTCCCCGGACGGCACGGCTGACGTCGCCGCCGACCGGGGCGCCGAGGTCTTCTCCGAGAACGAGCTGATGCGCGAGCACGGCGGCGCCCACGGCAAGGGCGACGCGATGTGGCGCTCCCTCTCCGTGGCCCGCGGCGACCTCGTGATGTACATGGACACGGACACGAAGGACTTCGAGCCCCAGCTCGTCTACGGCGTCCTCGGCCCCATCCTGGAGGACCCGACGGTTCGCTACGTCAAGGCGGCCTACAGGCGCCCGTTCAAGAGCCAGGAGGCGCTCCAGGTCGACGGCGGCGGCAGGGTGACCGAGCTCTCGACCAAGCCGCTCTTCAACCTGTTCTACCCAGAGCTTACGGGCTTCGTGCAGCCGCTCGCCGGCGAGTTCGTGGCGGACAGGGAGCTCTTCCGCTCCATCCCGTTTTTGACCGGCTACGCCGTGGAGACGGGCATCATGATCGACGCCTACAAGAAGGTGGGCCTCGACGCGATGGCCCAGGTCGACCTCGGCACCCGCCAGAACCGCCACCAGCCCCTCCGCGACCTCTCGCGCATGTCCTACGCGGTCCTGCGCGCGGTGGCCCGGCGCATGAGGCAGGAAGGACGCCTGAACCAGACGAGCGACCCGGACGCCCCCGTCTCCCCCTTCCAGTTCAGCGACTACCTCCACGCCGTCGCGACCCCGGACGGCCTCCAGCTCCAGGAGTACGTCGAGGAACTCGTCGAGCGCCCGCCCATCGAGGAAGTCCTCAGGGTCAGGTAG
- a CDS encoding UDP-N-acetylmuramoyl-L-alanyl-D-glutamate--2,6-diaminopimelate ligase has protein sequence MDALATLSGVILDRPNLARTLGVEVPQRVDSVCGVTHDSRAVEPGFAFVAIPGFKRDGTAFAADALGRGASLIVAERPVPGAPTAVVPDARGALAALAREVFGDPSSKLEVYGVTGTNGKTTTSYVLHSVLAGACGGGTCGLMSTAETIVAGERRPSVRTTPEATEVQGTLAEMLRAGVGRVVMEVSSHGVALRRVTGTRFAGALFTNLTRDHLDLHGSMEEYFAAKRELFLWTEGPKLANAEDAWGRRLASEVDGVLTFGGTAGADYRVEGVETAAGGTRFSLRYPEGILDLESPLLGPYNVLNVAGAAGLALATGVESGAVATAVRGMGQVPGRFERVVAAGERGFEVIVDYAHTDVGLEAVLRVARGVSEGSVICVYGAAGDRDGAKRPAMGRVASLFADRGIVTTDDAYTEDPGKIAGEVAAGADPSRTEVELDRRAAIRRALLAARPGDVVVVAGKGHETVQHLPWGDVPFHDAKVVEELLAEMGPNGR, from the coding sequence GTGGACGCTCTTGCTACACTATCCGGCGTGATCCTGGACCGTCCAAACCTCGCGCGGACCCTCGGGGTCGAGGTCCCCCAAAGGGTCGATTCCGTCTGTGGCGTGACCCACGATTCCCGCGCCGTAGAACCGGGCTTCGCTTTCGTGGCGATCCCCGGCTTCAAACGCGACGGAACGGCGTTCGCCGCCGATGCGCTCGGCAGGGGCGCCTCTCTCATCGTGGCCGAACGCCCCGTGCCCGGCGCTCCGACGGCCGTCGTCCCTGACGCCAGGGGTGCCCTGGCGGCCCTCGCCCGCGAGGTCTTCGGGGACCCCTCCTCGAAGCTGGAGGTCTACGGCGTTACGGGAACCAACGGCAAGACGACCACGTCGTACGTGCTCCACTCCGTCCTGGCCGGGGCGTGCGGCGGGGGGACGTGCGGCCTGATGAGCACGGCCGAGACCATCGTGGCCGGGGAGCGGAGGCCTTCGGTTCGGACGACGCCGGAGGCGACGGAGGTGCAGGGGACGCTCGCCGAGATGCTACGGGCAGGCGTCGGACGGGTGGTGATGGAGGTCTCCTCCCACGGCGTCGCGCTCAGGCGGGTAACGGGCACGCGCTTTGCCGGCGCGCTCTTCACGAACCTGACCCGAGACCACCTCGACCTGCACGGCTCCATGGAGGAGTACTTCGCGGCCAAGCGCGAGCTCTTCCTCTGGACGGAGGGGCCGAAGCTCGCCAACGCGGAGGACGCGTGGGGCCGCAGGCTCGCCTCCGAGGTCGATGGCGTGCTGACCTTCGGCGGGACGGCGGGGGCGGACTACCGGGTCGAAGGGGTCGAAACGGCCGCCGGGGGGACCCGTTTCTCCCTGCGGTACCCCGAAGGAATACTCGACCTCGAAAGCCCGTTGCTCGGGCCGTACAACGTGCTCAACGTGGCGGGGGCCGCCGGGCTCGCGCTCGCCACGGGCGTGGAGTCCGGGGCCGTCGCGACGGCCGTGCGTGGGATGGGTCAGGTGCCGGGCCGGTTCGAGCGGGTAGTGGCCGCTGGGGAGCGTGGGTTCGAGGTGATCGTGGACTACGCCCACACCGACGTCGGGCTGGAGGCCGTGTTGCGGGTGGCCCGGGGCGTGTCCGAAGGAAGCGTCATCTGCGTCTACGGGGCCGCAGGCGACCGGGACGGGGCCAAGCGGCCTGCGATGGGGAGGGTGGCTTCGCTCTTCGCGGACCGGGGCATCGTAACCACGGACGACGCGTACACCGAGGACCCCGGTAAGATAGCCGGGGAGGTCGCGGCCGGGGCCGACCCTTCGCGGACCGAAGTCGAGTTGGACCGGCGGGCCGCGATCCGGCGCGCGCTCCTGGCCGCCCGTCCGGGGGACGTCGTTGTGGTGGCGGGCAAGGGGCACGAGACGGTGCAGCACCTCCCCTGGGGGGACGTGCCGTTCCACGACGCCAAGGTCGTCGAGGAGTTGCTGGCGGAGATGGGGCCAAACGGGAGGTAG